A stretch of Brassica napus cultivar Da-Ae chromosome C6, Da-Ae, whole genome shotgun sequence DNA encodes these proteins:
- the LOC106426260 gene encoding benzoate--CoA ligase, peroxisomal-like, with translation MDNLALCEANNAPLTPITFLKRASECYPNRTSIIYGETRFTWPQTYGRCCRLAASLLSLNIAKNDIVSVLAPNIPAIYEMHFAVPMAGAVLNPINTRLDAKSIAAIFRHAQPKILFVDRNLETLARATLHLLPDEEQRNLLVIFIDEPDRPKRISSHDQLDYEELIRRGEPSSSSVARMFRIQNEHDPISLNYTSGTTSEPKGVVVSHRGVYLNALSVIMGWEIGTFPVYLWTLPMFHCNGWNLTWSVAARGGTNVCIRHVSAPEIYKNIELHGVTHMCCVPTVLNILLQGNPLDMSQRSTPVQVLTGGSSPPAALVEKVQRLGFQVLHVYGLTEATGAVLFCEWHDEWSRLPEKQQMEMKARQGVGILALADVDVKNKKTQESVPRDGKTMGEIVMKGSSIMKGYLKNPKATSEAFKHGWLNTGDIGVIHPDGHIQIKDRSKDIIISGGENINSIEVENVLYKYKKVLEAAVVAMPHPMWGETPCAFVVLEKRKTGQGDCDDQFMTREGDLIKYCRENLPHFMCPKRVVFMGELPKNGNGKILKHKLRNIAKSLVINDDNTIGIKH, from the exons ATGGACAATCTGGCGTTATGTGAAGCAAACAACGCTCCTCTAACGCCCATAACGTTCTTGAAGAGAGCTTCGGAATGTTATCCAAATAGAACTTCCATAATCTATGGAGAAACTCGTTTCACTTGGCCACAGACCTATGGCCGTTGCTGTCGTCTCGCTGCTTCTCTCCTATCTCTTAACATCGCCAAGAATGATATC GTATCCGTTCTGGCCCCAAACATACCGGCCATATATGAGATGCACTTCGCTGTTCCCATGGCTGGAGCTGTCCTAAACCCTATCAACACCCGCCTCGACGCAAAATCCATCGCCGCAATCTTCCGCCACGCACAGCCCAAGATATTATTCGTAGACCGCAACCTTGAGACCTTAGCTAGAGCCACGCTCCATCTACTACCAGATGAAGAGCAGCGAAACCTGCTGGTCATATTCATTGACGAGCCCGATCGCCCTAAAAGGATTTCGTCCCATGATCAGTTAGACTACGAAGAGCTCATCCGTAGGGGAGAACCTTCGTCCTCCTCGGTTGCACGTATGTTCCGTATTCAAAACGAGCATGATCCGATCTCGTTAAACTATACATCGGGTACCACGAGCGAACCAAAAGGTGTTGTGGTTAGCCACCGTGGAGTGTATTTGAACGCTCTGAGCGTGATTATGGGCTGGGAAATAGGGACCTTCCCGGTCTACCTTTGGACTCTGCCTATGTTTCATTGCAATGGATGGAATCTCACGTGGTCAGTGGCAGCACGTGGGGGCACCAACGTGTGTATCAGGCATGTGTCTGCCCCGGAGATTTATAAGAACATAGAATTGCACGGCGTGACGCATATGTGTTGTGTTCCTACAGTCTTAAACATTCTGCTTCAAGGAAATCCACTTGACATGTCACAACGGTCCACGCCGGTTCAGGTTTTGACCGGAGGTTCATCGCCACCTGCTGCCCTTGTGGAGAAAGTTCAGCGGCTCGGGTTTCAAGTGCTGCATGTCTATGGGCTCACGGAGGCCACTGGTGCTGTTCTCTTTTGTGAGTGGCATGACGAGTGGAGCAG ACTTCCAGAGAAGCAACAGATGGAGATGAAAGCAAGACAAGGGGTAGGCATCTTAGCCCTAGCTGACGTTGACGTAAAGAACAAGAAAACCCAGGAGAGTGTCCCACGCGATGGGAAGACAATGGGAGAAATTGTCATGAAAGGAAGCAGCATAATGAAAGGGTATCTAAAGAATCCGAAAGCTACATCTGAAGCGTTTAAACACGGATGGCTCAACACAGGAGACATAGGTGTGATCCACCCGGATGGTCACATACAGATCAAAGATCGGTCCAAAGATATTATCATATCGGGAGGTGAAAACATCAACAGTATTGAAGTTGAGAATGTTCTTTACAAATATAAGAAGGTGCTCGAGGCCGCTGTTGTGGCCATGCCTCACCCTATGTGGGGTGAAACCCCTTGTGCGTTCGTTGTTCTAGAAAAGCGTAAGACTGGTCAAGGAGACTGTGATGATCAATTCATGACAAGAGAAGGTGATTTGATTAAGTATTGCCGTGAGAATCTGCCTCATTTTATGTGTCCGAAGAGGGTTGTGTTCATGGGAGAACTACCTAAGAACGGCAACGGAAAGATTCTTAAACATAAGCTAAGAAACATCGCTAAAAGTTTGGTTATTAATGATGACAATACTATTGGCATTAAGCACTAA
- the LOC111207210 gene encoding receptor-like serine/threonine-protein kinase SD1-6 yields the protein MTPKISDFGMARIFGREETEANTRKVVGTYGYMSPEYAVDGIFSMKSDVFSFGVLLLEIISGKKNNGFYNSNRDLNLLGFVWRYWKEGKGIESVDPIIIDDSSSALLRTHEILRCIQIGLLCVQERAEDRPVMSTVMVMLGSETTAIPQPKRPGFCVGRSLLETESSSSTQRGDELSVNQITLSVIDAR from the exons ATGACTCCTAAGATCTCCGACTTTGGGATGGCGAGGATCTTTGGACGGGAAGAGACGGAAGCCAACACAAGGAAGGTGGTCGGCACTTA CGGTTACATGTCTCCAGAATATGCAGTGGATGGGATATTCTCGATGAAGTCGGATGTTTTCAGCTTCGGGGTCTTGCTTCTTGAGATTATAAGTGGCAAGAAGAATAACGGATTCTACAACTCAAACCGTGACCTTAATCTCCTCGGTTTT GTGTGGAGATATTGGAAGGAAGGAAAAGGGATAGAGAGCGTAGACCCAATCATCATAGATGATTCATCATCAGCACTACTCCGGACACATGAAATTTTAAGATGTATACAAATTGGTCTCTTGTGTGTTCAAGAACGTGCTGAAGACAGACCAGTGATGTCGACTGTTATGGTGATGCTTGGGAGCGAAACTACGGCTATTCCTCAGCCTAAACGGCCCGGTTTCTGCGTTGGGAGAAGTCTTCTTGAGACTGAATCGTCCTCAAGTACACAGCGCGGTGATGAATTGTCAGTGAACCAAATCACCCTCTCAGTCATTGATGCCCGGTAA